One Chitinivibrionales bacterium genomic window, GTGCCGACGAAATTTACGAAATTGGCGTCACCATCGAGAAAAATGGGAAGAAATTTTACGAGGCTTCCGCGGGCATGGCAAAGGAAAAAACGGTGAAAGACCTTTTTACTTCGCTTGCAAAATGGGAAAACCAGCATGTGAAGCTGTTCGAGGGCCTCAAGGCGGGCCTGCCGCAGGCGGCGCGCGAGCCGGTGTCGTACGATCCGGCCAACGAGCTGCAATTATACTTGAAGGCCGCAGCCGATTCCCATATTTTCCGCGCCGACGCCGACATTCCCGGCCTCGTGTCGCGCTGCAAGACCGCGATTGACGCGCTTTCAATGGCTTTGGTGTTTGAGAAAGACTCAGTGGTGCTGTATTCCACCATGCTCAACCTGGTGCCGGAGAACCT contains:
- a CDS encoding ferritin family protein, which produces MALSYSADEIYEIGVTIEKNGKKFYEASAGMAKEKTVKDLFTSLAKWENQHVKLFEGLKAGLPQAAREPVSYDPANELQLYLKAAADSHIFRADADIPGLVSRCKTAIDALSMALVFEKDSVVLYSTMLNLVPENLGKKDVEKILNEELKHVSIIMGEMEKLKK